From Salmo salar chromosome ssa09, Ssal_v3.1, whole genome shotgun sequence:
tgagactggtgttttgtttgTACtgtttaataaagctgccagttgaacaaatgaaaatatatttgacattcttcaaagtagccaccctttgccttgaagacagctttgcacactcttggcattctctcaaccagcttcatgaggtagtcacctagaatgcatttcaattattcAATCAacagccttgttaaaagttaatttgtggaatttctttccttctcaaagcgtttgagccagtcagttgtgttgtgacaaggtaggggtggtatacagaagatggctctatttggtaaaagaccaagtctatattatggcaagaacagctcaaataagcaaatagaaatgacagtccatcattactttaagacctgaaggtcagtcaatctggaaaatttcaagaacttttagtgtcttcaagtgcagtcgcaaaaaccatcaagtgctatgatgaaactagctctcatgaggaccgccacaggaaaggaagacccagagttacctctgctgcagaggataagttctttAGAGTTACCATCCtcggaaattgcagcccaaataaatgcttcagagtttaagtaaccgacacatctcaaaatcaactgttcagaggagactgtgtgaatcaggccttcatggtcgaattactgcaaagaaaccactactaaaggacaccaataagaagagacttgcttgggccaagaaacacgagcaatggacattagaccggtggaaatatgtccttttaatctgatgagtccaaatttgagattttgggttccaatCGCTAtgtctttgagacgcagagtaggggaACAGATgttctccacatgtgtggttcccaccgtgaagcggtgggaggtgtaatggtgttgggggtgctttgctggtgacactgtcagtgatttatttagaattcaaggcacacttaaccagcatggctaccacagcattctgcagcgatatgccatctgatttgcgcttagtgggactatcatttgtttttcaacaggacatcaggtgacctggcctccacaattacccgacctcatcccaattgagatggtttgggatgagttggaccgcagagtgaaggaaaagcagccaacaagtgctcagcatatgtgggaacaccttcaagactgttggaaaagcattccaggtgaagctggatgagagagtgccaagagtgtgcaaagctgtcatcaaggcaaagcatggctactttgaagaatttaaaatatattttgatttaactttttttgattactacatgattgcatgtgttatttcatagttttgatgtcttaactattattctacaatgtcgaaaatagtaaaaaaaaataaaacccttgaatgagtgggtgtatCTAAACCTTTGaaaaaattgatgtagcaactacagattgcccctgtaaggctatcaaaagtgtgcaagtttgagcatgtgtccattggGCCAATGGATGCACTATGCAGCatttgcaagagcgcatttttcactggctgtccactggtttcaaaaacaatgattgataggcagcttaaacttttgaattcaaccattattgggttcaaataaacatttagatttgtgaacagccatccacaacaacccaATCCGTAAAgcacaaatagctaaatgagagagcagcagtgtgattcccatcaatgcgctatgtagatatcaataataagtgatatttaTCCGCcgcaatcacctcatgtttcagcataataatgcacggccccatgtcgcaaggatttgtacacaattcctggaagctgaaaatgtcccagcgcttccatggcctgcaaaatcaccagacatgtcatcaaTTGAGCATGTTTagaatgctctggattgacgtgtacgacagcgtgttccagttcccgccaatattcagcaactttgcaaaccattgaagaggagttggacaacatttcacaggcctcaatcaaaagcctgatcaactctatgtgaaggagatgtgtcacgctgcatgaggcaaatggtggtcacaccagatactgaccggttttctgatccatgcccctacctttttttttattttaagagatctgtgaccaacagatgcatgtctgtattcccagtcatgtaaaatccatagatttggccctaatgaatttatttcaattgactaatttccttatgaactgtaactcaataaaatctttgGAATTGTGGCATGttgcatttttgttcagtgtatgttttACTGATGACAATTCGATAATGTAAATATTTCCTCCTCTGTAGCCAGAGCTCATCCACACGGCCTTCCTGGTGCATCATGGGATCGTCAACCTAAAGGAGTGGACCAACTTTGATGGTCCCCTGAAGGACATGCAGTTTGGAAACAAGATGTCCGTTCTCAGTGGGGACTGGCTTGCACTGGACTGGCCCAGCTGTCTTCCAAAATGCAATCTGATTTCAGCCTTTTACCTGTGAGGTTTCAATAGATTGTCAGTGAGATGAAGATGATACTTGACAATGTTGAGATTGCAGCAGTACAGATACGGATATTAATGAGAATACAAACAGTATAAGCAGAGGAGTTTAAACACCACTTACATCAGCTTGCTGTGTCAAGTTTTCCTGGCCGTTGTGGATTGATCGAATCAACAAATCTATTCTCTCACTTAGGCCACTGGCAGGCAGActgatactcacacacacacacacaaaatatgctTGGGTGGGAATAATGCACCCCCATTTACACAGGTTACATTCTTTTACGTTCTTCTACTCATTCTTACTAAGCACTTATGTAgattgtgtttctgtgtgtgggcaTGGGGGTCACAGATCACTTCCAGTGCATACACTGGCAATCCTTTGAGGACAGAATGTGTCACCAACCTCAACTGTCAGAATGTGGCTGCACAAGAGGATCATAATAACCTATTTTCTCTCTGCTTTGCAATCTTCCAAATTCTCCCCTCAGCTCAGATTGTCTGTCTGAGCATGCACAAACAGGGATTTAAAATGCCACCTAAAGACACTGTGATCATGACAATTCTGATAACAGAAGTACCCGTTTCTATAAATTTGGGCATTGTCAAAGTGATATACATAGGCATTTTTAACACCTTACATGAACATCATGGCACTCATTTGTTTTGCAGTATAATTCATATTGTCGTCTTTTCAATAATGTAATGACATTCTAGAGCTCCCCTGTTGGACATACCTACATGTGCCCCCCACTCTCCCCCTAACAGTAAAATGTTCACAAGAGTTGTAAAACAAAGTCTACTTGAAATTAGTACTCACGTGTGTCTAAACTATGGTCATGACACTGTCTCTTAAACAAACGGACAATGACAAATAGAGACCCCTATTCAATACTTGACAGAGAATAAAATGTTCACACTCACCAATTGCTTGATATTTTACATTTTTCAAGGATTGTTGTGTGTTACCAagacagacatgactgtagtagcaGTCGTAGCATAAGAGCTTAGAGGTGTATAAGCATTTCACATAAACCAGGGAATTTTTTAGGGGAGCAATTGATCTGGATTATGTGTTCCGGCCTTGAGAGGAATCCTAGGCCGGTATAAATGGTAAAGTGATCTCGGAGCCCAGCTCCGGTTTCTCTCCCTCACAGACCTGTCGGCAAAACACGATCTGCCTGGATTTGGGAGTAGAGTAAGGGGGAGGCGGGGGCTTATCTGATACTTTCCTAaaaaagacccccccccccctttcattTTCCTCATTCCCAGCCTAGCAAAGACAGCACATCTGGGAACACTGTAGGGGTATTGTCCTTTTGGGCCTTTTGTGAGGCTTGAGTTTCTTTAATATTTCCTAAAGGATCTGGTTACCCCAAGCGCACTATGAAGACTGATAGAGACACACTCTCAAATCATGAAAAAACCTCTTGACTGTAAGAGAGTACAACATATGGATTGTCTTTCTTATCATCTACCTAGAACTGTACATCTTTGTGCCCATACGCTGTTCTTTAGGAGCAATTGATTGTGAAAGAAGATAAAGCTGATAAACATCGTGTTTGTGATTATTTAAACTCAGTCACTGATTTGGACAATCATATAAAATGAGGTGCCTGACTGAATTTACTTTGTAGGATTAGTAtcatgtgtgtgagtgagggtgcTATTTAAAATGTAGTCATGGATTCCCACTGCAAGAGGGTCTGGGCAACTGCAGACAGATGACACAATATGACCTGAGTTTTTTTACATTCATTCCACTACATGCCCACACACTTGGACCTAGTAGACTTGTGAGAATTCCTCAAAGGCACGGGAGGGAGCTAGTGTAAAACATAACAATAAAAGTTATGAATATACAATACTGCCCAGCCACACCCTGTTGAGCAGATTGAAGTTATATCTAAAATAAGAAGGTATCAAATTGATAATCAATTCTGAGTTGGGTTGTTGATGACAAAGAGCCCAAGCACCAGATGTCAGACCACTGCTCCAGAGCCTCATCAACCCCTCAGCCCTCATGACATTTCCTGATTTCTGCCTTGCCATCTGCCTTTCAGCTTCTCAGACTGGATACCTGATAAAGCCTCATAATACAGTTTAAACTGGGGGTCGCTATAAATAAGATTCAAATTGATAAAGCTCAGTCTGGGTGTGCTTAATAAAAACAGCAGGCAGTCCTGTCAGTCCACACTGGTCCGATAATGAGCTGGCAATGTGAGGAGTTAGAGCTGGTCAATTTACAACCCAGACACCCTCTTAGTCTAaaccccatccccatctctcttcaGAGCAATTTCAATACTACTTAAAGTACTTTCAATGGTGGTTAAGCAAAGCTTTTTTTCTTTTGCGTTTGACAGGTTGTGGAGTTGATATCGAGTGCCATTGGTTACTTGGTGCAGGGAATGTACCATGAGATCCCCAACAGTTTGGAGGTAAGACAATTTCTATACCACTACCAGGGTAACCCTAGCCAGCTATagttacaggtaactgccaaaataaaggaaacgccaaCAACGTGTCTTTAGGGCGTTGGGcaccagaacagcctcaatgcaccttggcacagATTCTACAGGTGTCTGGAACTCCACAGGAGGGATGTGAAACCCTTCCTTCCATAAAATATTCAGTcgatttggtgttttgttgatggtgctagaaaacactgtctcagatgccgctccagaatctcccataagtgttcaattgggttgagatctggtgactgagacacacacactttaaaccacCTGTGCTCCTTTTGAGACCCccctttcaaagtcactgagatctcttctagccatggtagccaaaataatgggcaactggacaTTGttgtatacatgaccctaagcatgatgggatgttaattgcttaaataACTCAgaaaaccacacctgtgtggaagcacctgctttcaatatattttgtatcccttatttactcaagtgtttcctttattttggcagttacctgtagttaCATGACACAATACAAACTGAGAACATTCCTAAAAAAATCTTTCCAGGCATCCCCTACTACAGTTATGGTCATAGTAACTAAAaaatttgttgtttttttttacaaaaaactaAAACGTGCATTTTACTAAATTATTAATTTGGACCAACTTTTTAGTGGGCTTAAATGAATAACACTGTTCTATCAGGTATCTGCTATTATTATGTACTGGATGCTACTAGACGCTACTGGATGCTACTGGACGTACCTGATTATTTGTGACGGGTAGAGCGATACGGTTACACCTCACCCTTTGAAGAAGAGCTTTCCCAGCAGAACTCAGTGTTGTGTTCTACCTCAGAGGAGGTTCCAGTTTCAACCTGGGCTCTTCTCTCCTTGGAGCTTTATACTGTGTTTATAAATCACAGTTTTTAACAAAATAAATAGTTTTAGTCTACAGTTTATATTTTTCCACTGAAATGCTCTTATGTACTGTATATTCTATGGTTGGAGCTGTTATTCGAAATGTAGATATTTGGATAAAAATGTACGTCTACATAAtggaaacagtcataactgaatACATAACATTTTATGTAAACTGCTCTTCTCAGGACAATAGCCTGACTGATGAAATCAACATGGTCATGTGGGAGGAGCAGACGTCCTTGTCCCATGGTGCCTTGCTGGCAAAAAGCTCTCAGGCAGCGATGGAGCTCATTGCAGGAAACCTGAGTGATTGGCTTTGCTGAAAAGTATAGATTCATGCTGCTCCCCTTGACTTTCCTAAAAATGTGAAAATGCGAGTGAAAAGGACACAGTGGGTATTTGCAATCTACTGAGAGGTGGTGAAATGTAACATGTAAGGATCATGATTATAGACTAATGCTGTCATTCCCCCCTCTTTAGTTGAATTCTAACCTGCAGCTATTTGTAAAGACCAGCTCAGCAGACCCAGTAACCTTCAGTTTTAACTCGGCCCCTGTGGTTTTCCACCGGCAGATTGTGGGGCAGGAGAGATGGCGTCATCAGCTGCAACAGGTACTGAACCACTTATCCTGTGCTATTACTTTTTCTGATTTTTTAAAATTGTTTATATAGCTACAAGGTAAATATGAATACTTCTTGAATTTTCTTTCCCATCATCTTTCTCTGTAAACTATTGGAAGACAAATGGACTATACAAAGGTCAGCAGAGTGAATGTACATACAGTGGATGTTTTTTATTGTGGTATGGTAGCACGGTGGGTTGCAAGACTGTCAAAGATGCTTAGATAGTGTTGATATCCACTGTAACCAATCTCAAGTTTGACATTTCCTTCCCAAAGTCAgttagagaggaaaggaggggacaaATGGGGGTGCAGGAAGAGacaacgggggggggggggaaatctcTGGTCACGTCTGAAACCAGATCGTGGGGGATTAGGTACCCAAGACTATttgtggaggagacagagagactgagacagttgCATTGTCAGAGAATCTCCTTCATGAGGACATGAGGGGGGATATGGGGAGAATGTTTCCTCCTAACTGCACCACACTTATTGTAGCTACGATCATTTTCATATAGATTAGTATTTACAATATAATAAATGTGTCCTGCTTGCCTGGGCTTTTACGCTGAAATACATATTGTGTCAAACACGAGGTGTGCCCTGTGTGCTGCTCCTGTTAGTCTTAAATGTAATGCAGTCTGAACAACCATGGAAATGATCTGTCAGACCATATTTTGGATATCTCAGCCACCTGTTGTTCAACATAGGAAGAGAAAGTGATGGACAGGACTTTCTGGGGACTAATGGAGTGTGGAGGAGACTTGGTGTTTGCTGTGTCCCCGTTTCCAAACTGAGGAGCGTGCACCCACATTAGTGCAGTGGAGCAATGCTCCATGCCTGCTGTTTTTTAAGCGAAAGCCCACAGGGTCTTTTCAGTCCCAGAATTCATTAGGTAGAACGCCCTAAGCAAAAAGATCTCCTGACTGAGCCAGAGCAGAAGGGGGGGGGAAAGACACCCAGGACTACTCAGTGTGTCTGGGGGGAGGGGGAGTCTCATGACCAATGTAGTTTTCTATAGACCACTGCACATTCCCATCCTCAGTGTTCACAATAGGATGCTCATTTCAACATTTgcttacataaaaaaaaatgctGAAGTCATGTCCTATGGTCTCTTCCTGTAACAGCTGCGGTCCACGATCAAGTTGGAGAAAGGTGTCACCTCGACAATAGATCTGTGTCGTTACCACGGCAACAACGCTCTGGAGTCCACCCAGTGTTTCCCTTCCTCTGAGGCACGCTCAGCCTTGGAGAACATcgctcacatttacatttacgtcatttagcagacgctcttatccagagcgacttacaaattggtgcattcaccttatgatatccagtggaacaaccactttacaatagtacatctatatatcttttttttgggggggggttagaaggattactttatcctatcccaggtattccttaaagaggtggggtttcaggtgtctacggaaggtggtgattgactccgctgtcctggcgtcgtgagggagcttgttccaccattggggtgccagggcagcgaacagttttgactgggctgagcgggaactgtgcttcctcagaggtagggaggcgagcaggccagaggtggacgCTGTCACAAAGTTCTGACCCCCTACTCTCCTGTGGCCTCAGGACAACGTGCACAATCAATCGATGCTAGAAAAACAATCTTGGTTCCATTTAAGCCAATCAGTGAGCAGAATACTCACAACCCCCTAAGTCCTACCGGTGTTTACCGGAAATGAAACTACAGATCACACCTTTAACTCCATTTAACTGTTTGCTATTAAAACAATTCACATCCAGTCATCGTTGTtgagttattttattgtgtttacTACTTTACTGCTATTACGACTTTGCTCTGTCActgcaacagaaaacaaaaatctAGGATGGGAAATGTCAACTTTCGTTGGCCGTGCCACGAGGAGCACACTTGAAGCTCCACCAGCAGTAATTATTAATGAGTCCCATTCCCGTGACCTGCAGCAAATGGACAGGAAATGCAAGGGTATTGATTGGGCCGATGTGCGCTGTGGGTTGGCGCCAGGGTGGTGGCCTGTGGTTTCCCTGGCACTCTCGGCAGGGGATAGCTAAGGTGTGAAACTGGGTAGAgaacaatgttccctctaagcacgagattgaacttcgctcaactttttagagttttccctgttagttaacactatcaacatttccctttactgtgggaattgtgatcgaatcaacacaatattagccactttcaatgcaacatactgaaacaaaacaaactatgcaagacttagtatgcaaaactaactatgcaagagcTTTTGTTGTAGGCTGAACGCATTGGAGTatgattctattgcattgacaggcatgactcaggcctgtactctacacagaccggtgagcCTTAACCAATAAGCTGCAGTATTGCAAAGCAGACCATTTGCCATATGGATTTGTgctattcactttgaactggagtgttttacagcatgagcggtcagGATTATTATgctcttgttttgagatcaaagcaaaagctgcatgtagccacgtgtgcacatttgttcatattctttgctagttagtgagttattggCCCAGTTATAcctcatttgtagtcagcaatgtggtagtgattgcttcctacaagattCACAAAACCTGTacatttctagccatctttgaaaatccagtcaggtaaagagcttttttttgtcttaaaggggcagtgttgtattttgagacgggcttgaataagctaagtagccaataggcagagggtagcatcattTATCTGATTATCTGTAATAATGGTAGAGAGACTGTaaaaataatgcattttattttgtaaagtggtttctagCATCAAACATCACCTAATTTTCAGTCCCCTCCTTGTCCGAAGGACAAGTGGgtgaacaggttaatgtcaagccctgcatgtttatgtcaaaagtctcatggaatgtaggcctacattgaacaccacacattggctgctactgtaggctgaatgatagaacagctatttccatgttaaaatgttatgtgatgcattttctacattgtttttTATAATAGGccactggtaggcctacattatgatcaaatagccacagtagcctaaaACAGTAAATTAAAGCCGGTACAGTAGACGCGCACCGGAAGTTGCACAGAAATTTCACATGGTTCAAGTTTGCACTcaacagacctgaaatttgctcagtgccgaaaaatagagggaacattggtggaGAAGAGTCACCACTACCATCAGTGTCTGTGTTACATGCGGCCTGGCCTGAACGGGCATGTGGTACAGAGGAAGGGGAAAAGACCAGGACTGCGAGGCTGATCCAGTAATGCAGAGGGaattttaaataaaaatgtgcaTCTCAGTCAGTGGGATGTGGGTAGTAGTTTGAGTCCACTCCTATGTTTTTGGCTCTGTTAGGTTAGCTGCAGTGTTGCCTCCATTTAGTAGGAGCATTGTGTACAAGAGCAAGCCTCTGGCCATTGATGTAATATTAATCCATGCCGTGAGCAGACAGGAGGAAATAAACATGGGAAGTTAAAGGGACATAACATAAAGAGGAGACTAGGGGAAAACCGCTTTGGGTCTTCAAATaactaaaaaaaaagtttttcttaACTGGGATTTTATTTCTTCCTGAGAACATTTACCTGTCTTTCTTGAGATCCTTTCTACAGGCCCAGAATTACAGGTGTGGATCTCTAGTTAGAATTCGGTCCTTACAGTTTAGTGATCACTtcaaggcagggagggagggaggaaggttgCGGTTTAGAAGTCTCCATACAGAGTGACCGCTCCATGTACAGTATCATACATCTGAACCCCAACACTGTTATTGTTCATAGAGATGATTTTTGTGGTTGGGTGCGACGGATAGCAAGACTGCTAGGATGACAAGATGGCTGAGTTTACACAAATAACGTTGTGGAGGGGGCAGCAGGCAGCAGCTACCCCCTGTGAgtgggtgtctgtgtggtgtAATTACAGATGAGGCGCAGTGGAGAGCCAGCCAGCACAGCAAAACAGATTCCATTACAGCATCCCCACATCATGCTCTTACAGACAGAGGACAATGCCACTTCAAAGTCCACAAAACAGAGACTTCAGACTTCGAGTGTCTTCaaggggcggcaggcagccttgtggttagagcgttgggcctgtaacccaaaggttgctagatcgaatccccgagctgacaaggcaaataagaatttgttcttaactgacttgcc
This genomic window contains:
- the LOC106611128 gene encoding all trans-polyprenyl-diphosphate synthase PDSS2 isoform X2, translating into MHLRKLVGTKHPLLSTARGFIYDSRNNLQMRGLVVLLMSQPAHSLRPPAPGHGQQHLPQVVELISSAIGYLVQGMYHEIPNSLELNSNLQLFVKTSSADPVTFSFNSAPVVFHRQIVGQERWRHQLQQTNGLYKAAVHDQVGERCHLDNRSVSLPRQQRSGVHPVFPFL
- the LOC106611128 gene encoding all trans-polyprenyl-diphosphate synthase PDSS2 isoform X3, with protein sequence MRGLVVLLMSQPAHSLRPPAPGHGQQHLPQVVELISSAIGYLVQGMYHEIPNSLELNSNLQLFVKTSSADPVTFSFNSAPVVFHRQIVGQERWRHQLQQLRSTIKLEKGVTSTIDLCRYHGNNALESTQCFPSSEARSALENIAHIYIYVI
- the LOC106611128 gene encoding all trans-polyprenyl-diphosphate synthase PDSS2 isoform X1 — protein: MHLRKLVGTKHPLLSTARGFIYDSRNNLQMRGLVVLLMSQPAHSLRPPAPGHGQQHLPQVVELISSAIGYLVQGMYHEIPNSLELNSNLQLFVKTSSADPVTFSFNSAPVVFHRQIVGQERWRHQLQQLRSTIKLEKGVTSTIDLCRYHGNNALESTQCFPSSEARSALENIAHIYIYVI